CGACTCGTCGTTCCGGCCGGTTactctctctcttgctgtcgCGGGGCGCACGGAGGAGAGACCGGTGGTGACACCCCGACCAAGCCCTTTCTGTCCGCTCAGCCGAGCGTCGCATCCGCAAGAGAGAGGAAGTCCCGCCCGGCCGGAGCTCTGGGGGTGCGCGCGTTTTGGGACGCGGGGTCTCCCGATTGAGCGGCCGCCGGATGCGTCTGTACATAATCATGTGTATCCTActctgtaaaaatgtgaaatgtgtggaAGAGTATTAGGCCCAGACATGAGAACAATAAAAACGAGGGGtaagatttgttttattttatttagcatttcgagaataaagttgaaatgtcgaaacgaccgtgttgtggtaccagttcaCCTCACACATTCAagttaactaacgttagcaaagctacgctagcttcacGGTTGTATGCAATTGAACGtttatcgtgtcaggacacacacgttgacgttcatgtggAAACACCCGGGgtcttccagattcagcctgtcaataataatagcGCCGCTAGCCTTAGCTAGCAAACTGGCTACAACATCCGGgggtttggtgctgctgaaaagggcttccgggtcacaattttcgactttattttcgaaatagtatttcaactttattctcgacatttcgactttattctcgaaatgcaagataaaaaaatattcctaccctcattttttttgcttatgcctggccctaatactcaaATAATACTTATTTTAAGGGTGCAAACAGATTCTGTACCACTTATATTCACATACAGTTGTTTCTCACTGACCATAAGTGTATATTAGAGATGAAATGATTGGTAATTAGATAATTTCCTAATATCTCCTTGCTTCAGCTTCTCAGTTGTAAGGGGTTggctgcttttttgttgttgttgtcataagAGATATTAATCGGAATATTTTACCCAGATACTGATACATCCGGGATAAACCTGGACAAGGAGCTGGGCCTGACTTATGGgaagtaagtaagtaaagttTATTTGATATAGCACCTTTCTCAGAAtaaagtcacaaagtgcttcacacaTATAACATAGCATCATAAAAGTagtaatagaaaataaatatgcaataagaaaaacttttttaaaatttagcTACAGTTAAGTAATCCAGTTTAATTTCATAAAAGtggtgagttgttttttttttaacagcaccAGATTAAAACGAGAAGCGCGACTGATGTTGCGCCTTtattctgaaaagaaaagaaaacgccTTCCGGTTTGAGCGTGTCTCTAGCTTTGTCGCTGCTGCCGTGGTGCAACGTTAGCTATGGCACCGAGCGTTCGAGCCACAGTGGCAGTGCCGTGTTCGTGGACCCGTTAAGTCGCTGACACTATGAGATAAAGATGGAGGGCGTAGCGGCGGATGCGTCTGTGGCCGAAGAGGACGACGGCTCGGACGGTGCAGAGGTTCTGTGTCTGATGAGAGTCGGGAGGAATTCGGACTGGCTTCGCCTCTTCGACAACACGGAGGTGCAGTTTGCTAACGCTAGCTCACAAGCTACATGTACCTCTTATTAGCCCCGAACACCTCCACTCAAGTGCACGCTAGATTGAGAGTATGACATTGAGAGATACGCCTAGTGTGTTAAGTTAACTGCATCTGTGCTGTGTTTCAGTGCACTAAAGTAGGTGGAcagctgttgttattgtttgctaactgtctgtgtgttttgcctGTTGCAGGTCTCCATCGGACGTGGTGTGGATGTGACCCACCAGCTGCTGTCTCCCAGTTGTCCCCTCATGATCTCCAGGCTGCACTGCACCTTCAAGCAGAGGGACGATGGCCAGTGGACCGTGACAGACAAGAAGGTTGTTCTAGTAGATTCATCAATAcgaaataaaagttttgttgATAACACCAAGGAGATATCCACAAGTGTCCCTGTTTAGTTTTGACCAACCGTCCGGAATCCAAAGATGCTCAACCATGTGATTTTCTAAcagtgctgttgtttgtttccgCCAGAGTCTTAACGGTGTGTGGGTGAACGGGAACCGCATTCCCGCCGAAGAGACGCACCAGCTGCGGCTCGGAGACTCCATTCGACTCGGCGTTCCCATAAGCGGAACCAAAGTGGAGTTCGACTACATCCTGGTGCAGCGGCCGCTCAAAGACATTACGCTCTGCCTGGCGAAGGGACACAGAGATGGCGCCAAAGCGGCCCACGTCTCCAAGAAGCCCAAGAGGAAGCTGCCCGTGGACGAGGTGGAGCCGTCCACCTCAAAGCCCAAGCTCTACCGACACTCGTCTGCGGACAAGTCGTTCGCCAAGTCCTGCCCCCTGTCCCCGGTGAAACACCAGCACAGGCTCGGTCACACGGAACCAGAGAAGACTGGGTCCGGCAGACGGGTCGAGGAAGCGGACCACCCCCCCAATGGCCCCAGTGATCCCTGTGACCTGGACAATTTGCAGATGTAAGCCCCGGTTCATGTATTTGAATCACAGAGCCAAGCACCAGTTCCTCATGAAAGACAGCATCTGTCACAATCGTTTGATACTCAACAGGTCACATTTGACAACAGTTCCTGTTGTATGTAAATGGATCACCAAATATTCCATTGTTGAAGTAAAaaggtttttgattttgattttttttttgtctttacggagtcagaagaaaggaaaagcCCAAGATGTTTCCTCTCGTCCGACAACACAGaacaataattttttaaatgacaacgAATTTCCCAAcaagaaaagttattttctgtgtttgtcaatTGTGTTTACCCGACACTAAATAATCATCAGCTACTGAATGTAACAAGCTTTTCAGCTTTATTTTATAATCCCAATGCTATAAGCATTTGAATTATCCCCATGCTTGCACCGTAtgtttatttagaaaaacatgtAATACTGGAAAATAACACGATAGAGATACACACTATTAAATGCCTTAGTTTTaccgttttattttattattttttcccccttttttcccgTTTTTTTGCAGGTACAGCCAGAACATCCTGTTGCTGAGGGAGCAGGTGGACGACACGCGGAGACAGGTGGCCTCTCTGGAGGGCCAGCCACAGCAGGCCGACCCTCGCAGAGAGGAGCAGGTCCGGGAGCTGCAGGGTCAGCTGGAGTCGCTCCGAGCCATAATGCACCGGATGGAGACGCGGGAGAAGTCCTTCAGCGAAACtaagaggaagctggaggtcagaggttttcCCATTCGATTATTTGCATCACTAACGACAGTTAGCTTAACTGTGACCTATTTGTGCACTGTTTGTTGGCGTGGACTTTaggcagagaaaacacagcaacaagaggagcttttgaaaaaacagcTGGAAGGAGCTTTGCAAGAGGTTTGTAGCATGAATCTGGAGATTTCCACTGTTTGTCttagaaacagaaataaaagcaaacagacagacagacactgcatcaaagtgtaaatgtgatgcatgaaataattttttttctgtttacatcATCCCTAGCAAAAGAAAGTGATAGATGAACTTTCCCTCTCTCGGCAAGGCTTCGAAGAGATTCTTTTGGCCAAAAACAAAGAGCTGGAGGTGACAAAGGTATGACTGTGTTTATTTAAGCATGGTCTTCTTAtacatgagctgctttcaggcATGCGCTGGAgtctggatattttcctgaacttttccgaaTGTGAGAATGCAATCGTCCGCAGATGTCGCTGcttccggaacttttcctgccaggccccaagtaaaatttccagaaaatgtcagagtgagcacatgtgagaatacagcaagaATAGATTCACGAAGAGCAAGTGGGCGATCTTCCCAGGCACCagccctcgcctgaatgttccggaaatgttcaatctcctgctgcatatGTGAAAAGCACACTCGGAAAATGTCCGGGCTTTtccgtgtctgaaagcagctgcaacagtttGACATGGCATTGACAGAGCTTCATGCACTTATGCATTGATTcttgcaggaggagaaggaaaaggcgAGGGCCCAAAAAGAGGAAGTAGTGACACAAGTGACTGAGGTTCTGGAGAACGAGCTTCAGTGCATCATCTGCTCCGAGCTCTTCATCGAGGTAACGTTGATAGACTGGATGaatgatttttgtttcattacGTTTTGGCTCTGTACTCCTCACGTCTCggtctctct
This sequence is a window from Scophthalmus maximus strain ysfricsl-2021 chromosome 18, ASM2237912v1, whole genome shotgun sequence. Protein-coding genes within it:
- the rnf8 gene encoding E3 ubiquitin-protein ligase rnf8 isoform X2, encoding MEGVAADASVAEEDDGSDGAEVLCLMRVGRNSDWLRLFDNTEVSIGRGVDVTHQLLSPSCPLMISRLHCTFKQRDDGQWTVTDKKSLNGVWVNGNRIPAEETHQLRLGDSIRLGVPISGTKVEFDYILVQRPLKDITLCLAKGHRDGAKAAHVSKKPKRKLPVDEVEPSTSKPKLYRHSSADKSFAKSCPLSPVKHQHRLGHTEPEKTGSGRRVEEADHPPNGPSDPCDLDNLQMYSQNILLLREQVDDTRRQVASLEGQPQQADPRREEQVRELQGQLESLRAIMHRMETREKSFSETKRKLEAEKTQQQEELLKKQLEGALQEQKKVIDELSLSRQGFEEILLAKNKELEVTKEEKEKARAQKEEVVTQVTEVLENELQCIICSELFIEAVILNCAHSFCCHCIKQWRKKKDECPICRQAIQSQTRCLALDNCIDSMVENLSLDMKARRETLVTERKGESRRLRSGDGNPRRRQQPEQRERRQQPEQRERQQHGVNRQQPELRGLRGHRQ
- the rnf8 gene encoding E3 ubiquitin-protein ligase rnf8 isoform X1 yields the protein MEGVAADASVAEEDDGSDGAEVLCLMRVGRNSDWLRLFDNTEVSIGRGVDVTHQLLSPSCPLMISRLHCTFKQRDDGQWTVTDKKSLNGVWVNGNRIPAEETHQLRLGDSIRLGVPISGTKVEFDYILVQRPLKDITLCLAKGHRDGAKAAHVSKKPKRKLPVDEVEPSTSKPKLYRHSSADKSFAKSCPLSPVKHQHRLGHTEPEKTGSGRRVEEADHPPNGPSDPCDLDNLQMYSQNILLLREQVDDTRRQVASLEGQPQQADPRREEQVRELQGQLESLRAIMHRMETREKSFSETKRKLEAEKTQQQEELLKKQLEGALQEQKKVIDELSLSRQGFEEILLAKNKELEVTKEEKEKARAQKEEVVTQVTEVLENELQCIICSELFIEAVILNCAHSFCCHCIKQWRKKKDECPICRQAIQSQTRCLALDNCIDSMVENLSLDMKARRETLVTERKAADSAVVMVIHDDDSSQSSESDDSSRSSESDSSMVSIDSSLSSVVSVDTDSSIHLDSSPAYSGFSDESLDGLED